A region from the Papaver somniferum cultivar HN1 unplaced genomic scaffold, ASM357369v1 unplaced-scaffold_125, whole genome shotgun sequence genome encodes:
- the LOC113331611 gene encoding uncharacterized protein LOC113331611 — protein sequence MLDQNFKRHVMKIRSRMVVMTMKSTRRASTTMILRMIVCVAFFMILHQITSLFLIHLRSSSSSRISSTNIPEKLTSQLITTNHLKAIRKQSFQQQNRPRSTQPLINCDKTHKLHDICVLNMPTTLDPNTYTFYVFDPFSNPTFISKPEVHKIRPYPRKLDSTAMSQVKELTLITTSSTTKIHCQIQHQAPALVFSAEGYTGNLSHDFNDGIIPLFVTIRSLFPDGDYPILVVSTSNDWWFNKYAELLERFTLYPIIYLENSTETHCFPSTTTIGLISHGFMTINSTLLPSSDGNFLGFRSLLGASYDGITEHNWPIRKHRRKRPIVVLVGRMASAQVGRVILNQADVEFLAKRVGFEVAVFEPNAFQSLSQAYELINKSHAMVGVHGAALTHSLFLRPGSVFIQVVPLGVDWLAETYYGNSAKEMRLEYMKYKIEAKESSLAEKYGKNHLALKNPMVFMKNNWSIQRDVYLREQNVRIDLVRFGKYLKSAYKKAKHFMAEMG from the exons ATGTTGGATCAAAATTTTAAGAGACATGTTATGAAGATTAGGAGCAGGATGGTGGTAATGACCATGAAGAGTACCAGACGAGCTTCTACGACGATGATATTGAGGATGATAGTATGTGTTGCATTCTTCATGATTCTACATCAAATCACTAGTCTATTCCTAATTCATTTGAGATCTTCCTCATCTTCTCGCATAAGCTCAACAAACATTCCAG AAAAATTGACTTCCCAGTTAATTACAACAAACCATTTGAAGGCCATCCGAAAGCAATCATTCCAACAGCAAAACAGGCCTAGATCAACCCAACCCCTCATCAATTGTGACAAAACTCACAAACTTCATGATATTTGTGTCCTAAACATGCCAACAACATTAGACCCAAATACGTACACATTTTATGTGTTTGACCCTTTTTCAAACCCCACATTTATCTCCAAACCCGAAGTCCATAAAATCAGACCATACCCAAGGAAGTTGGACAGTACGGCAATGTCGCAAGTAAAAGAACTCACTCTCATCACCACCTCTTCCACTACAAAGATTCACTGCCAGATTCAACACCAAGCTCCAGCTCTCGTATTCAGTGCAGAAGGGTATACAGGAAATCTCTCCCATGATTTCAATGATGGCATCATTCCTCTATTTGTGACTATCCGGTCACTTTTTCCTGACGGAGACTACCCCATTCTCGTCGTCTCCACATCAAATGACTGGTGGTTCAATAAGTATGCTGAACTGCTCGAACGCTTCACTCTGTATCCAATTATTTACCTGGAAAACAGCACGGAAACGCATTGTTTTCCGTCCACAACTACTATTGGCCTCATATCGCATGGTTTCATGACAATAAATTCTACATTGTTACCCAGCTCCGACGGCAATTTCCTCGGTTTTCGTTCTCTCTTGGGAGCTTCATATGATGGTATCACGGAGCATAACTGGCCTATCAGAAAACATCGTAGGAAACGACCAATTGTTGTGTTGGTGGGCAGGATGGCCAGTGCTCAAGTAGGCCGAGTGATCTTGAACCAAGCTGATGTCGAGTTTTTAGCAAAAAGAGTAGGTTTTGAAGTTGCAGTATTCGAGCCAAATGCGTTCCAATCATTGAGTCAGGCATATGAGCTAATAAATAAAAGTCATGCAATGGTGGGTGTTCATGGAGCTGCcttaactcattctctttttcttAGACCTGGGTCAGTTTTTATACAGGTAGTTCCACTTGGGGTAGATTGGCTTGCAGAGACTTACTATGGGAATTCGGCAAAAGAAATGCGTTTAGAGTATATGAAGTACAAGATTGAAGCGAAGGAGAGTAGTTTAGCAGAGAAGTATGGAAAGAATCATCTTGCTTTGAAAAATCCTATGgtgttcatgaaaaataattggTCTATACAGAGGGATGTTTACTTGAGGGAGCAGAATGTTAGAATTGATTTGGTCAGGTTTGGCAAGTATTTGAAGAGTGCATATAAGAAAGCGAAACACTTCATGGCTGAAATGGGCTAG